A window of the Spirochaeta lutea genome harbors these coding sequences:
- a CDS encoding TetR/AcrR family transcriptional regulator: MNPPSSHEPGKKQSAKKPGSARTTILETAFDLFSQRGYSGVGIQEVCTASGITKPTLYYHFTNKEGLLAAVQSLVSEPLLQELEGVARATGDVVMDIRRVIGFYRSYYQGHPREYRWFWGSIMAPSESLQRQSIEAFRKRHETLLVSFFTRLSEFHGNIRGKELNLALALPGIMNGYLFSGHDMPDSWVYQMAQHFLYGIFS; the protein is encoded by the coding sequence ATGAATCCACCAAGCAGCCATGAGCCCGGTAAAAAACAATCCGCTAAAAAACCGGGAAGCGCACGAACGACCATTCTCGAAACAGCCTTCGACCTATTTTCCCAACGCGGATACTCCGGGGTAGGCATTCAGGAGGTCTGTACTGCCTCGGGGATTACCAAGCCGACCCTGTACTACCATTTCACGAACAAGGAGGGGTTGTTAGCGGCCGTGCAATCCTTGGTCAGTGAACCCCTGCTTCAGGAGCTTGAGGGGGTCGCCAGGGCTACCGGTGATGTCGTTATGGATATTCGACGAGTGATCGGGTTTTACCGCAGCTACTATCAAGGGCACCCCCGGGAATACCGGTGGTTCTGGGGCAGCATCATGGCCCCCTCGGAAAGCCTGCAGCGTCAAAGCATTGAAGCCTTTCGAAAACGCCATGAAACCCTGCTGGTGAGCTTTTTTACCCGGCTCTCGGAGTTCCACGGAAACATCCGGGGCAAGGAACTTAATCTTGCCCTGGCCCTGCCGGGGATTATGAATGGGTACCTATTCTCCGGACATGATATGCCGGATTCCTGGGTGTATCAGATGGCCCAGCATTTTTTATACGGTATCTTCTCCTAA
- the eda gene encoding bifunctional 4-hydroxy-2-oxoglutarate aldolase/2-dehydro-3-deoxy-phosphogluconate aldolase, protein MNKRSPQEVFTLLSLERLIPLASIENSLMAITLADRARSAGFKVLEFTFRVAGAAEVIRAVKEVHPELLICAGTVLHIEDARAALDAGAELVVSPGFNADLVRFCLDQGAAVLPGVATPTEVEYGIRMGLTRLKLFPAGVLGGPSMLQALSGPYPGVRFVPTGGIGPGNLLEYLSLPNVLACAGSWMVPKSLVASQDWDGISRHLREAILLVR, encoded by the coding sequence ATGAATAAACGATCACCTCAGGAAGTATTTACCCTGCTCTCCCTCGAACGGCTCATTCCCTTAGCGAGTATTGAGAACAGCCTGATGGCCATAACCCTCGCAGACCGCGCCAGGAGTGCTGGATTCAAGGTTCTGGAATTCACCTTCCGGGTCGCCGGTGCAGCCGAGGTTATACGGGCTGTCAAGGAAGTCCATCCCGAGCTCCTGATATGTGCAGGAACGGTATTGCATATCGAGGATGCCCGGGCTGCCCTGGATGCAGGTGCAGAGCTGGTAGTGAGTCCGGGTTTCAATGCTGACCTTGTGCGGTTTTGTCTGGATCAGGGAGCCGCTGTGCTGCCTGGGGTGGCGACGCCCACCGAGGTGGAGTACGGTATCCGTATGGGGTTAACCCGGTTGAAGCTGTTCCCTGCTGGAGTACTTGGCGGTCCCTCCATGCTCCAGGCCCTTTCCGGCCCCTATCCCGGCGTACGCTTTGTGCCCACCGGTGGAATTGGACCGGGTAATCTCCTGGAGTATCTGTCCCTCCCCAATGTTCTGGCATGCGCCGGTTCTTGGATGGTGCCGAAATCCCTGGTGGCATCACAGGATTGGGACGGTATTTCTCGTCATTTAAGAGAGGCAATCCTGCTGGTCCGATAG
- a CDS encoding alpha-amylase family glycosyl hydrolase, with amino-acid sequence MEIKTRHTPSWTAQAIIYHIYPLGALGAEHHNPGPMEPKPRIRDLVQWIPHLKELGVNTLLLGPIWNSESHGYDTIDLRTLDPRLGTNEDLAWTLSQLKSAGFRILLDAVFNHVGRRFFGFLDVQHHREQSPYRHWFSGLSFDPSSPMGDGIVYDTWDGHWSLVKLRVEHPEVQAYIVDSLRHWITEYDIDGIRLDAADVIDPQLWPVLRAVAGRVKPEFWLFGEQVFGDYRTIAGDDRLHGVTNYECYKGFWSSVNDRNMYEIAYALRRQFEEPGLYTHLAMVNFLDNHDVPRIASKLTQAHGVFPLYLLLSAIPGIPAIYYGSESAVPGVKASDDWPLRPALSVQEIKTRGGHPELVETLGRLMALRKQTPELLYGDYTQVQVDSEYLIFRRRYEDSQVLVGISIADHDRVISMPELAGSAWESLLDPDLPITRVDGGIPEITLPANWGFIIRVHGA; translated from the coding sequence ATGGAAATCAAGACCCGTCACACACCGTCCTGGACAGCCCAGGCCATCATCTATCACATCTATCCCCTCGGCGCCCTGGGAGCGGAGCATCATAATCCGGGGCCCATGGAACCGAAGCCGAGGATTCGGGATCTGGTACAATGGATACCCCACCTCAAGGAACTGGGGGTCAATACCCTCCTTCTGGGACCCATCTGGAACTCCGAGAGCCATGGGTACGATACCATCGACCTACGAACCCTGGATCCACGATTGGGAACCAACGAGGATCTTGCCTGGACCCTATCCCAACTAAAATCCGCGGGATTTAGAATTCTACTGGATGCTGTATTTAACCACGTGGGCCGCCGGTTCTTCGGCTTCCTGGATGTCCAGCACCATAGGGAGCAGTCTCCATATCGGCACTGGTTCTCCGGGTTATCCTTCGACCCCTCTAGTCCCATGGGTGATGGTATTGTATACGATACCTGGGATGGCCATTGGAGTTTGGTCAAATTGAGGGTGGAACACCCCGAGGTTCAAGCCTACATTGTCGATTCTCTCCGGCATTGGATCACCGAGTATGATATTGATGGAATTCGCCTGGACGCGGCGGATGTCATTGACCCCCAACTCTGGCCCGTTCTCCGGGCTGTGGCCGGTAGGGTGAAACCCGAATTCTGGCTCTTCGGAGAACAGGTTTTCGGAGACTACCGCACCATCGCCGGAGATGACCGGCTTCACGGGGTTACGAATTATGAGTGTTACAAAGGATTTTGGTCCAGCGTGAACGACAGGAACATGTACGAGATCGCCTACGCTCTCCGGCGCCAGTTTGAGGAACCCGGGCTCTACACCCATCTGGCCATGGTGAATTTCCTGGATAACCATGATGTGCCCCGGATTGCCAGTAAACTTACCCAGGCCCACGGGGTGTTTCCCCTGTACCTGCTTCTCTCAGCCATTCCCGGTATTCCGGCCATCTATTACGGCAGTGAGAGCGCAGTTCCGGGGGTGAAGGCTTCGGATGATTGGCCTCTGCGTCCGGCTCTAAGCGTCCAGGAGATTAAGACCCGGGGCGGCCATCCGGAGCTGGTTGAAACCCTGGGGCGGCTGATGGCTCTCCGGAAGCAGACCCCCGAGCTCCTATACGGTGACTATACCCAGGTGCAGGTGGATTCGGAATACCTTATCTTCCGGCGCAGGTATGAGGATAGCCAGGTATTGGTGGGAATATCTATTGCGGATCATGACAGGGTGATTTCCATGCCCGAATTAGCCGGATCTGCCTGGGAGTCCCTTCTGGACCCCGATCTACCCATAACCCGGGTCGATGGGGGAATCCCAGAGATAACCCTGCCAGCAAACTGGGGGTTCATCATCCGGGTTCATGGAGCTTGA
- a CDS encoding RNA polymerase sigma factor, translated as MQINIDDLYRTYGAMVFRRCLSILKDEDAALDIMQEVFVVLLRKQKTLDSRGPSSLLYTMATNLSINELHRRQNQQKRIEQTREDFEIQSQDNADELVLTRHFLDRIFTREDETTKTIAWYHYVEGYTLEETAHLVGMSMSGIRKRLRKLRERGLALKEV; from the coding sequence GTGCAGATTAATATTGATGACCTTTACCGAACCTACGGAGCCATGGTCTTCCGGCGGTGTCTTTCCATTCTCAAGGATGAGGATGCTGCCCTTGATATCATGCAGGAGGTTTTTGTCGTGCTGTTACGAAAACAAAAGACCTTAGATTCCCGTGGTCCCTCAAGCTTGCTGTACACCATGGCAACCAATTTGAGTATTAACGAATTACACCGCCGCCAAAACCAGCAAAAGCGCATTGAGCAAACCAGAGAAGATTTTGAGATCCAGTCCCAGGATAACGCGGACGAACTGGTGCTGACCCGGCACTTTCTTGACCGTATTTTCACCCGGGAGGATGAGACCACAAAAACCATCGCCTGGTATCACTATGTAGAGGGCTACACCCTGGAAGAAACCGCTCATTTAGTAGGAATGTCCATGTCCGGGATACGCAAGCGCCTGAGAAAACTACGGGAACGGGGCCTGGCCCTGAAGGAGGTGTAA
- a CDS encoding DUF2156 domain-containing protein — protein sequence MSISTYPEFTPVSLELQTELQPKFNRLSEGISEFTFAGIYLFRNTYQYEIAYLDAETLILKGTKDGKVFYALPMGFPKDRGLAKQLLEEVDYVKGLSEPHADDQRVWLEQHGYEVCEDRDNFDYLYHREDLATLKGKKYHKKRNQVNAFLNNYEYEEQCLSPENIEDAYQILEDWRAERDDPGDYSSAKEALDLHETLGLTGYIIYVDGRPAAYCMGEEIALGSTYVIHIEKAIGSYKGIYQFINQAFAAVLPQDIHFINREQDLGDPGLRQAKMTYRPAGFVKKYRVCPTGTVSVPFHTLCTQDQQG from the coding sequence ATGTCAATTTCAACGTACCCAGAATTTACACCTGTTTCCCTGGAGCTGCAAACCGAACTACAGCCGAAGTTTAATCGACTTTCAGAGGGAATCTCGGAATTTACCTTCGCCGGAATCTATTTATTCCGCAACACATACCAGTATGAAATCGCCTATCTCGATGCGGAAACCCTGATCCTCAAGGGAACGAAGGACGGCAAGGTCTTCTATGCCCTGCCCATGGGCTTCCCGAAGGACCGGGGTCTGGCCAAACAACTCCTCGAAGAGGTTGATTATGTGAAGGGACTCAGTGAACCCCATGCGGATGACCAGCGTGTTTGGCTGGAACAGCATGGATACGAGGTCTGCGAGGACCGGGATAACTTCGACTATCTATACCATCGGGAGGATCTGGCAACCCTCAAGGGTAAGAAATACCATAAGAAACGAAACCAGGTGAATGCATTCTTGAATAATTACGAATACGAAGAACAGTGTTTATCCCCAGAAAACATTGAGGATGCCTACCAAATTTTAGAGGACTGGCGGGCGGAACGGGATGACCCGGGGGATTACTCCTCCGCCAAGGAGGCCCTTGATCTCCATGAAACCCTTGGACTGACGGGATACATCATCTATGTGGACGGCCGCCCTGCAGCGTATTGTATGGGTGAAGAGATAGCCCTGGGCAGCACCTACGTTATCCACATCGAAAAGGCAATCGGTTCCTACAAGGGCATCTACCAGTTTATCAATCAAGCCTTTGCGGCCGTGCTACCCCAGGATATTCATTTTATTAATCGAGAACAGGATCTCGGGGATCCGGGATTGCGCCAGGCTAAGATGACATACCGGCCTGCTGGCTTTGTAAAAAAATACCGGGTCTGCCCCACGGGGACTGTATCCGTGCCCTTCCATACCCTTTGTACCCAGGATCAGCAGGGCTGA
- a CDS encoding [protein-PII] uridylyltransferase family protein, translating into MKPHDYIEALAGVLDKTISRDWISQIISAVPEQKLDTLSVQKLSRIIPGLVALSRSQGPDTGSPGFYLFEDMQNDPRIEITVIARDYPGLFSTLSGLLSASGFEITLGHVVTTRAVSGQRLIIDTFSGTLAADQDPALWVDELKGTLGRILPYYQNPEQPAVQQSKYSPATQGAQGPESSGPHTSGRALVKRLVIEEVAAALSRTEIQPGKILAPMTITEENAPGVTRFSISSTDTPFFLFSISSALALHEVSIEAIDIQTEDERVLDILDLVDSHGNPITNPLILNRIKLSILLSKQFTYFIDRAPNPLMALERFDSLIQDIGEVRDEEDIRRFLASPQFQQELAALLGTSDFLWEDFIRVQHENILPMIKNIDEDHLLSTPPEDVEAALASHLQAAEKASLNGRGAVAAMDPLARLQQKIAAQTKALNEFKNRESFLVDLDHILVKNLDFFFLSRRLTALAEAVVKAALHIAWQEVVPRHGLPRTAAGVEAEWAVFGLGKLGGSALGYASDIELLFLFADNGSTDGPEKIANRDFFEKFFRSAAAKITARREGIFKVDLRLRPHGIDGPVAVKLQSFIDYFSKSGQAHSAERLALVRLRYIGGSKTLGDQVTRIRNQIIYQEDSIDIAELRSLRKRQIRTKDVADQINTKFSPGTLVDLEYNVQILQVIHGRQHEGLRVPGIHEALRQLSQLGTIEPEEAQAMTLAYQFFRKLINGLRMLRGNARDLFLPEENNMEYRYLARRIGYQRKEEQTESEQLRIDFETHSARVRSFVERHLGREAIPGETSGSVVDLVLSDSLSEDLIARVLQEGGIQNIQRGLVNLQSLAGSGSQRDTFAQVIVLAWDQIKTSTDPDMALNNWEQFVRRLEHPEVHYNQLLSQPKRLELLMRLFASSQFLSDTLIQNPGFFRWITDPRVVVKARDQIRMEEDLRMEAAEAENRTDWLNRLRRFRKREILRIGLRDIGLGVKIEEIMGEISFLARACCEVSLEQVWKRLSLPQGPEPSRFVVCAYGKLGGWELNYSSDIDLVGIYEPQADRRTEEEEQGYTKVFRTLVQDLTDFTQEGQAYRVDLRLRPHGASGPIVSTLPSFIDYYRHQGDLWEHQALIKMKPIAGNLSIGEIALDKIRPDYMSRWSVQEIKASIATMREKGVTEHTKHRPGQIDIKNGIGGIRDIEFLVQGMQLTSCHRVPEILTGNTLKGLILLLQAGFLSQGDFNALRQEYTLFRRIEHYLQVAEDRQRHSLPESSFERIKLARCIAPQVDSQEFYKSLEHTMQGVRQRYAAFLSKDSSG; encoded by the coding sequence ATGAAGCCCCATGATTACATCGAAGCACTTGCAGGCGTCCTAGACAAGACGATTTCCCGGGATTGGATTTCCCAGATTATTTCCGCCGTACCAGAACAAAAACTGGACACCCTCTCGGTGCAAAAACTCTCCAGGATCATTCCCGGGTTAGTTGCCCTTTCCCGAAGCCAAGGGCCGGATACCGGATCGCCTGGGTTCTACCTGTTCGAGGATATGCAGAACGACCCGAGGATCGAGATTACGGTCATTGCTCGGGACTATCCCGGGCTCTTTTCTACCCTCTCGGGCCTTCTTAGTGCCAGTGGCTTTGAAATCACCCTAGGCCATGTAGTAACTACCCGGGCTGTATCAGGCCAGCGGTTAATCATTGATACCTTTTCGGGAACCCTGGCAGCGGATCAGGATCCGGCGCTTTGGGTTGATGAGCTCAAGGGAACCTTGGGCAGAATCCTTCCCTACTATCAGAACCCTGAACAACCCGCTGTTCAACAGAGCAAATACAGTCCGGCCACCCAGGGTGCCCAAGGACCGGAATCTTCGGGACCCCATACATCGGGGAGAGCCCTGGTGAAACGTCTGGTTATTGAAGAGGTTGCAGCAGCGCTCTCGCGCACCGAAATTCAACCGGGGAAAATACTGGCTCCAATGACCATCACCGAAGAGAACGCCCCCGGAGTAACCCGCTTTAGCATTTCAAGCACCGACACGCCGTTTTTTCTCTTTAGCATCAGTTCGGCCTTGGCCCTTCATGAGGTTTCCATAGAAGCCATAGACATTCAGACCGAGGACGAGCGAGTTCTGGATATTCTTGATCTGGTGGATTCCCATGGCAATCCCATAACAAACCCCCTCATCCTAAACCGGATAAAGCTCTCGATTCTTCTTTCGAAGCAGTTCACCTATTTCATAGACCGGGCACCGAATCCCCTCATGGCGTTGGAGCGTTTTGACAGCCTTATCCAGGATATCGGAGAGGTGAGAGACGAGGAGGATATCCGGCGGTTTCTCGCCAGCCCCCAGTTCCAGCAGGAACTGGCCGCCCTCCTGGGGACATCGGATTTCCTGTGGGAGGACTTTATCCGGGTACAGCATGAAAACATCCTCCCGATGATAAAGAATATCGACGAAGATCATCTTCTCTCCACCCCTCCCGAGGACGTCGAGGCAGCCCTGGCGAGCCACCTCCAGGCCGCGGAAAAAGCCTCGTTGAACGGCCGCGGCGCGGTTGCAGCCATGGATCCCTTGGCGAGGCTTCAACAGAAAATAGCAGCCCAGACGAAGGCCCTGAATGAGTTTAAGAACCGCGAAAGCTTCCTGGTGGACCTGGACCATATTCTGGTAAAAAACCTGGACTTCTTTTTTCTAAGCCGGCGCCTGACGGCTCTGGCAGAGGCGGTGGTCAAGGCGGCCTTGCACATAGCCTGGCAGGAGGTGGTTCCCCGTCACGGGCTGCCCCGCACTGCCGCAGGGGTGGAAGCCGAATGGGCGGTATTTGGATTGGGAAAACTGGGCGGCAGCGCCCTGGGATACGCCTCGGATATTGAGCTGCTTTTTTTATTCGCCGACAACGGCAGCACCGACGGTCCCGAAAAGATTGCAAACCGGGATTTCTTTGAGAAGTTCTTTCGCAGCGCTGCAGCAAAAATCACGGCCCGCCGAGAGGGTATCTTTAAGGTTGACCTCCGGCTCCGACCCCACGGCATTGATGGACCGGTCGCAGTAAAACTCCAGAGTTTTATCGACTACTTCTCCAAATCCGGCCAGGCCCATAGCGCCGAACGCCTCGCCCTGGTCCGGCTACGGTACATCGGAGGCTCCAAAACCTTGGGCGATCAGGTGACCCGAATTCGGAATCAGATTATTTACCAGGAAGATTCCATTGATATTGCAGAGCTTCGGTCCCTGCGTAAACGTCAGATCAGGACCAAGGATGTCGCCGACCAAATCAATACAAAATTCTCACCCGGGACCCTGGTGGATCTGGAATACAATGTGCAGATTCTCCAGGTCATCCACGGAAGGCAACACGAGGGGCTCCGGGTTCCCGGTATCCATGAAGCCCTGCGACAGCTCTCCCAGCTGGGAACCATCGAACCTGAGGAAGCCCAGGCCATGACCCTTGCCTATCAATTCTTCCGCAAATTGATTAACGGGCTACGGATGCTCCGGGGTAATGCACGGGATCTGTTCTTGCCGGAAGAGAACAACATGGAATACCGCTATCTTGCCAGACGGATAGGCTACCAGCGCAAGGAGGAGCAGACCGAATCGGAACAGCTGCGCATCGACTTCGAAACCCACTCAGCCCGGGTGCGAAGTTTTGTGGAACGTCATCTAGGACGGGAGGCGATCCCCGGGGAAACCTCCGGCTCAGTGGTGGATCTGGTACTATCCGATAGCCTTTCCGAGGATTTGATTGCCCGGGTTTTACAGGAGGGTGGAATTCAGAACATCCAACGCGGTCTTGTAAACCTGCAAAGCCTGGCCGGATCCGGATCCCAGCGGGATACCTTTGCCCAGGTGATTGTCCTGGCATGGGACCAGATTAAAACCTCCACCGATCCCGACATGGCCCTGAACAACTGGGAGCAGTTTGTCCGGCGGCTTGAACACCCCGAGGTTCACTACAACCAGCTTCTCAGCCAGCCAAAACGCCTTGAACTGCTCATGCGGCTCTTCGCTTCCAGCCAGTTTCTCTCGGATACACTCATCCAAAACCCGGGATTTTTCCGGTGGATTACCGATCCTAGGGTGGTTGTGAAAGCCCGGGATCAAATCCGCATGGAAGAAGACCTGCGCATGGAGGCCGCAGAGGCGGAGAACCGAACTGACTGGCTGAACCGCCTGCGCCGGTTCCGGAAACGGGAAATCTTGCGCATCGGACTTCGTGACATCGGCCTGGGGGTAAAAATCGAGGAAATTATGGGAGAAATCAGCTTCCTGGCCCGGGCCTGCTGCGAAGTCAGCCTGGAGCAGGTATGGAAACGCCTGTCCCTGCCACAGGGGCCTGAGCCCTCCCGCTTCGTTGTCTGTGCCTACGGAAAACTCGGGGGCTGGGAGTTGAACTACAGCTCCGATATCGATTTAGTGGGAATCTACGAGCCCCAGGCGGACCGGAGGACCGAGGAAGAGGAGCAAGGCTACACCAAGGTATTCAGGACCCTCGTCCAAGACCTGACTGATTTTACCCAGGAAGGCCAGGCATACCGGGTTGATCTCCGTCTGCGGCCCCATGGAGCCAGTGGACCTATCGTTTCCACCCTGCCCAGTTTCATTGACTACTACCGCCATCAGGGTGACCTCTGGGAGCACCAAGCCCTGATAAAAATGAAACCCATCGCCGGCAATCTGAGCATCGGCGAAATCGCCCTGGACAAGATCCGCCCCGACTATATGAGCCGCTGGTCGGTTCAGGAAATCAAAGCCTCCATTGCCACCATGCGAGAAAAGGGTGTGACCGAGCATACCAAACACCGGCCCGGTCAAATTGATATTAAAAACGGCATTGGTGGTATCCGGGATATCGAATTCTTGGTCCAGGGAATGCAGCTTACCTCCTGCCACCGGGTTCCCGAAATCCTCACGGGGAATACCCTGAAGGGTCTGATCCTGCTTTTGCAGGCGGGGTTTCTTTCCCAGGGGGATTTTAATGCCCTGCGCCAGGAGTACACCCTCTTCCGAAGGATTGAACACTACCTGCAGGTTGCAGAGGACCGTCAGCGCCATAGCCTCCCGGAAAGCAGTTTCGAACGAATCAAGCTTGCCCGGTGTATCGCCCCCCAGGTCGACTCCCAGGAGTTCTACAAATCCTTAGAACACACCATGCAGGGGGTCCGCCAACGCTATGCAGCCTTTCTTTCCAAGGATAGCTCAGGCTAA
- a CDS encoding caspase family protein, with protein MKHVKPGVVFLFLLFVPTLYLGGQSDLSPVRRFGIFIGANDGGPQRETLRWAVSDAKSMQSVLSEYGGIHPRDTLLLEDPGLAMVTQRFRELSSLLQEAKSSSRRVELLVYYSGHSDEQGLMLGSEHLEYRQLRNLIGQAQADVSIAILDSCASGAFTRTKGGVRIAPFLVDDSADMSGHAYLTSASETEAAQESDRIGASFFTHFMVTGLRGAADHSNDGRVTLNEAYEYAFSETLNQTQSTYAGPQHPSYDIQLNGSGDLVLSDLTAASSALTLPRDLEGRVYIRTAEHRLIAEVAKAPGRPVTIGLAPGIYTISVTNPDGLLSTSTRVGMSGPTMLLREDFRTGPLEYARVRGEVQRSLDPSLPSVPGEPVYLPVYPSIWPGFSLFGLHDPVVTSFSISPLLADASQVAGLQVGGIAGFTGTLYGLQVGGIFAQGKTINGLQIGGIFATADQVNGSQIGGIFTRAEDVKGVQIAGITAVSRGDVRGAQISPVNVAQGTVYGSQIGVVNIAHDMYGLPIGLFSWIKNGIHDIAFWFTGEEEGWVGFLNGSRNFYTSFAAGVQTEPGIAELEGLTVSASVGYRASLGSLFFIDAELGLKRLGTGATAGERLAGIFTGPGSNTFPNARLRAGISLGSLKGFVGLDVDGYIQGYTNPDIFTNRDLSPEDEEFILSPRALIGFSFL; from the coding sequence ATGAAACACGTAAAACCGGGGGTCGTATTCCTCTTTTTGCTTTTTGTTCCTACCCTCTATCTCGGCGGCCAGAGCGATCTTTCACCGGTCCGCCGCTTCGGGATTTTTATCGGCGCCAATGATGGCGGGCCTCAGCGGGAAACCCTGCGATGGGCCGTGTCTGACGCCAAGAGTATGCAATCGGTTCTCTCGGAATACGGGGGTATCCATCCCCGGGATACCCTGCTCCTGGAGGATCCCGGGCTGGCAATGGTTACCCAGCGGTTTCGAGAGTTAAGTTCGCTTTTACAGGAGGCCAAGTCCAGTTCCAGACGGGTGGAGCTCCTGGTGTATTACTCCGGTCACTCGGATGAGCAGGGCTTGATGCTGGGAAGTGAGCACCTGGAGTACCGGCAACTGCGGAATCTCATAGGCCAGGCCCAGGCCGATGTATCCATCGCGATCCTTGATTCCTGCGCCTCCGGAGCCTTTACCCGGACCAAGGGCGGGGTTCGTATTGCGCCGTTTTTGGTGGATGATTCCGCCGATATGTCCGGTCATGCCTATCTCACCAGCGCTTCGGAAACCGAGGCGGCCCAGGAATCCGACCGGATCGGTGCCAGTTTCTTTACCCATTTTATGGTTACCGGGTTGCGCGGAGCGGCTGATCATTCCAATGACGGCCGGGTAACCCTCAACGAGGCATATGAATATGCCTTCTCGGAGACCTTGAACCAGACCCAGAGCACCTATGCCGGGCCCCAGCATCCTAGTTACGATATTCAACTCAACGGCAGCGGCGATCTGGTTTTAAGTGATTTGACTGCAGCTAGTTCCGCCCTGACCCTGCCCCGGGACCTGGAAGGCCGGGTATACATTCGAACAGCCGAACACCGCCTGATCGCCGAGGTGGCGAAGGCTCCGGGCAGACCGGTTACCATCGGACTTGCTCCGGGAATATACACCATTTCCGTTACGAACCCCGATGGACTGTTGAGCACCTCCACCCGGGTTGGGATGTCCGGCCCCACCATGCTGCTCCGGGAGGATTTCCGTACGGGGCCCCTGGAGTACGCCCGGGTGCGCGGAGAGGTTCAACGCTCTCTGGACCCGAGCCTTCCCTCGGTACCGGGTGAACCGGTGTATCTGCCGGTCTACCCCAGCATTTGGCCGGGATTCTCCCTTTTCGGGCTGCATGATCCGGTAGTGACAAGCTTCTCAATCAGCCCGCTCTTGGCTGATGCATCCCAGGTGGCAGGGCTGCAGGTAGGGGGAATCGCCGGCTTCACCGGAACCCTCTACGGTCTCCAGGTGGGAGGCATCTTCGCCCAGGGCAAGACCATCAATGGCCTCCAGATCGGTGGAATATTCGCCACGGCGGACCAGGTGAACGGCAGCCAGATCGGGGGGATTTTTACCCGGGCCGAGGACGTTAAGGGCGTGCAGATTGCGGGTATTACTGCAGTTTCCCGGGGAGATGTACGCGGGGCTCAGATTTCCCCCGTCAATGTCGCCCAAGGCACGGTCTACGGTTCACAGATCGGGGTAGTGAATATTGCCCATGATATGTACGGACTGCCCATTGGACTATTCAGCTGGATAAAGAACGGAATTCATGACATTGCCTTCTGGTTCACCGGCGAGGAGGAGGGATGGGTTGGTTTCTTAAACGGGAGCCGGAACTTTTATACGAGTTTCGCCGCAGGCGTCCAGACCGAACCGGGGATTGCCGAGCTTGAGGGCCTGACGGTGAGTGCTTCGGTAGGATACCGGGCAAGCCTGGGCAGCCTCTTCTTCATCGATGCTGAATTAGGGCTGAAACGCCTCGGTACCGGAGCCACGGCTGGAGAACGCTTGGCAGGCATCTTTACCGGCCCGGGTTCTAATACCTTCCCGAATGCCCGCCTTCGGGCAGGCATCAGCCTGGGGAGTCTCAAGGGGTTTGTAGGCTTGGACGTGGACGGCTACATCCAGGGGTACACCAATCCGGATATTTTCACCAACCGGGATCTATCCCCGGAGGATGAGGAATTCATCCTCTCGCCCCGGGCCTTGATCGGCTTCAGCTTTCTCTAG